The Atlantibacter hermannii genomic interval AGTCGAAAAACAGCGTTTGGTGCGGACGCACCATGTCGGCAGCAAGACGGGCGGCTTTGCGTTTTTCCTCAACCAGGCGGGTCTTTTGATCGCTCAACAGGTAGTGGCTGACGGCGGAGCTGCGCGGCTCCAGTACGATGTAGCCTCCGAGCAGCACCACAGGCGCATCGTCTCCGCTCAGGTCCCGGCGAATGGTCATTTCCGAGACGCCCAGCAGCGCGGCCGCTTCTTTAAGATGGATTTTATCGCTGCGTTTTAACGCCTGCAGCAGTTGCCCGATTCGATCGCCACGCCGTGTTTCCATATTACCTCTGTTTTCGTTATCACCCGTCTGCGGGCCACGGCCAGTGCCGCCAGCGGGCAATTTTACGCGTCGGCGCGGCGTTAGTCACGTACCCAACCTTTACGGATTGGCAACGCAAAACAGAACCGGTAAAGGCGGCATAAAAAACGGTGCAGCGCAGCGCCATACAGATTCCAGATTATCTGGGTGCTGAGGCAGGCCAGAAGCCCAACTAACAACCCGCCAACCATATCCAGCGGCCAGTGAACGCCCAGATAAATCCGCGACCAGGCGACGGCACAAGCCACGGCGAACAGCGCCAGCCCGGACCATAAACGATGCCAGAACAGGAATGCCAGCGCAAAAGTGAAAATGACGGTGCCGTGATCGCTCGGCCATGAGTAATCCGGTGCATGATGCAAAAAGTTATAGCCGATCCTCTCGGCGAAGGGGCGCTCATGCGGAAAGACCTGCCCCAGCACCCAGGAAACTGACATGCTGATAATCAGCGCGATGGCAGTGCGGATCACCAGATGGCGTTGATAATCGACCTGATGACGCGGCCCCCAGAGCCAGAGCACCACAATCAACACCGGGACGATATGGATCAGATCCCGGGCGATAAACCTGGCGGCATCAATAAGCCAGACGGGCGATGCGGGCGTGGCATTGATCAGATCAAACAATGAAAGATTCAGGGTTTCCATCATAATCCAGTCCTTAATTATCCAGCGACCATCAGCCCGCAGAGGAGAATGTCTGCATCCCTGCATCTGCGCAGGTTGCGAAAGCGGATAACCATAAAAGTATAAGCCGATCCGGTAAAGCGGCATTGTCTTAGTTATCTGCGGCTTGTGTCACAACAGACAACTGTGCGCATAGCCTGGCGCGGCGCGCAAAAGAGGATTAGAACGCGGCGAACCTGAATAAAACCTTAACGCCGTGCAGAAACGTGCGATTTCAGCACTTGTCGATCACAATTCACTATCTGAATCGCAGCCATTTGATTACACTCTGCGCGATTTTTTATGGATGACCTTCACGCATGCAAACAATAACGTCTTCAACAAAACGCCTGGGCAGGCAAGCGCTGCTGTTCCCGCTCTGCCTGGTGCTGTATGAATTTTCTACCTATATCGGCAACGATATGATCCAACCGGGCATGCTGGCGGTTGTGGCGCAATATCAGGCGGGTGTGGAGTGGGTGCCGACCTCCATGACCGCCTATCTGGCGGGCGGCATGTTTTTACAGTGGCTGCTGGGCCCGCTGTCTGACCGGGTGGGGCGTCGTCCGGTGATGTTGTGGGGCGTGGTGTGGTTTATCGTCACCTGCCTGGCGACGTTACTGGCGCAAAATATCGAACAGTTTACCCTGCTGCGTTTCCTGCAGGGGATAAGCCTGTGCTTCATCGGCGCAGTGGGTTACGCCGCCATCCAGGAGTCGTTTGAGGAGGCGGTGTGCATTAAGATCACCGCGCTGATGGCCAACGTGGCGCTGATTGCACCGCTGCTCGGGCCGCTGGTGGGCGCGGCCTGGATCCACGTCGCACCGTGGGAAATGATGTTTGTACTGTTTGCCGTGCTAGCCCTGATCGCCTTCTTTGGGTTGTGGCGCGCCATGCCGGAAACCGCCACCCGCCTTGGCGAAAAGCTGTCGGTGAAAGAATTAGGTCGTGATTACCGCGAAGTGCTGAAAAATGTGCGCTTTGTTGCGGGGGCGCTGTCGATCGGTTTTGTCAGCCTGCCGCTGCTCGCCTGGATCGCCCAGTCGCCGGTAATCATCATTAGCGGTGAAAAACTCAGCAGTTATGAATACGGTCTGTTGCAGGTGCCAATATTCGGCGCGTTGATTGCGGGCAACCTGGTGCTGGCGCGGTTAACTTCGCGGCGCTCCGTGCGGTCGCTGATTATTCTGGGCGGCTGGCCCATCGTCACTGGCCTTGCGGTGGCGGCGCTGGCGACGGTAGTGTCGTCCCATGCGTATTTGTGGATGACCGCCGGGCTGAGCCTTTACGCCTTCGGGATTGGCCTTGCCAACGCCGGGCTGGTGCGCCTGACGCTGTTCGCCAGCGAGATGAGTAAAGGCACGGTCTCTGCCGCCATGGGTATGCTGCAAATGCTGATTTTTACCGTCGGGATTGAGTTGAGCAAGCATGCGTATTTACTCGGCGGTAACGGGGTATTCAGCCTGTTTAACCTCGCTAACGGGCTCTTGTGGCTGGGGTTGATGGTGGTATTCCTGAAAGACAAATCGGTTGGCAGCGGGTTGCAGCCGCAATAAAAACACGCCCTCGAAAGAGGGCGTTGTATTAATTGAACGGTGCTTCGTGATTCAACACCTTATCAATCACATCGAGCACCGCCTGCTGATTGTTATGACCCGCCTGATAGCGGGCGATAGCGCGAATATTTTCCGGCGCGTTTTGCATGGCAAATCCGTAACCCGCCTGGGTCAGCATCTCAATATCGTTGCCGCCGTCGCCGAATGTCACCACCTCACTGTCAGCAATTCCCCAGCGCGCCTGAACGCGGCGCAGCCCGTTGGCTTTATGAAGCCCGGGGATAATGAGGTCGATAGAGCCGTGCCCGCTGGTGACCGGCACCACGATGCCGTCCAGCGACTCGCCCAGCGCGATCATCGTTTCCGCCAGAATAGCGTCCGGTAAATTCAGGGCGAACTTGAAAAACACATCATCGTCAGCAGAAAAAGCGTCCACCTCTTTCAGACGATGGTAGTAACGCGCCGCCATTTGTTTAAACGCCGAATCGTAGCGTTCCAGGATGTAGCCCCACTGTTTTCCGCTGGCGATGATTTCAATATCCGGCAGCGTCAGCAGGTGATCTACCACGGTATTAAATTCCTGCGCAGTAAATTCGCCGTTAAACAGATCCTCACCTTCGCACACCACCCATGCGCCGTTATCCGCGACAAAGGCGATCTCATGGGCGATTTCCGGGAAGAACGAATGAAGCTGGTAATACTGGTTGCCGCTGGCGACCGCAAAGCGGATGCCTTGCTCTTTCATACGCGCGTATTGCGCCAGAAAACGCGGGCGGTTGTACTGTTTAAGGTCGTCCAGAAATGTGCCATCCATGTCGACGGCGATCAGTTTCACGCTCATCCGCAATGCTCCGTTGTCTTTTCAGGTTGAGATTCAGGTTTCGCGACGGCACGCGCCACCAGCGCGGCGATCATCACCAGCGAAAGCACCACAATCATGGCGCTGCGCAAGCCGTAGTGTTCTCCAAGGAAGCCTAACAGCGGCGGGCCCACCAGAAACGCCAGATAGCCGGTTGTGGCAACCACGCTCACGCGGGACGCCGCATCCGGGCCAGTGTCGCTGGCGGCGGAGATGGTCAGCGGAAAGCCGAGCGACGCGCCAAGGCCCCACAGCAATACCGACGCGCCTGCAAGCCAGGGATTATCCACAAACACGATGATCGCGATCCCGATAGCGCCCATGATGGCGCTGGCGCGTACCACCGCCACGCGGCTGTAGCGATCAATAAACCAGCCGCCGCCGAAACGGCCAATCGTCATTCCGAGGGTAAAGCCACCATAAATAATCGAACCGGAGGTGGCGCTGAAACCGTGGCCGTCCACCATTAACAGCGGTAGCCAGTCGTTGGCCGAGCCTTCCGCAAAGGCCATCGCCAGGACGATCATGCCAATCAACAGCAACTGGATATCTTTATAGAACGGCACGCGCAGCCGGGCATTGTCCTGTTTTTCCTGCTTCGACTCTTTCCCCACGCCCCCGGGAATGGCGCGCATGGCGTAAATCATCGGCGCGACGGCGATCAGCCCTGCCAGCAAAATATGCGCATCGGCGCGAATGTTGACGGCGGTCAGGGCCATCCCCACGCCCGCTCCGGCCAGGGTGCCAAGGCTGTAAAAGCCGTGCATCATGGGCAGGATGGTTTTATTGCTTTCGCGCTCGACCACGGCGCCTTCAATATTCAGCGCCACTTCCGACGAACCCAGCCCGGCGCCGAACAGGGCCAGGCCGCTGGCGAACACGACGGCGGTCGCAATGGCCAGCCCGGCGCTCATCAGTAAAATACCGCCAATCGCCAGGATCATGCTGTTGCGGATCACGATACGGGTGCCAAAGCGCTTCACCAGCCAGGCGGAACTTAGCACGCCACTCATCGACCCAATCGACAGGCCAAACAGCATCACGCCCATCTCTGCGGTGGAGACCGCAAGACCATCGCGTATAGCGGGGGTGCGGGTAGCCCAGGAGGCCATTAACAGACCGGGTAAGAAAAAGAAGATAAACAGTGCCCAGGTACGACGACGCAGGGCCTGACGTGCGGTCAACGACATTGATTAAACCGGGTTCAGGAAAGGATAAGACAACACTAACAAGGAAGTGTACATTTGTACAACTTACAGATGACACCGGGGACGGGATGACGCACTCAGAAACCACGCCCATCGGTCGGCGCGACATTATCCTTGATGCTACGCTTGAAGCCGTAGCGGAATACGGCATGAATGGCGTGACGCACCGCAAAATCGCCGCGCTGGCTGGCGTCCCGCTGGGCTCAATGACCTATTACTTCACGGGTATTGATGCGCTGCTCGAGGAAGCATTTTGCCGGTTTGCCGATCGCATGTCTGAAAGTTTTATTCACCATATCGGCCAGGCACGTAACCCTTCGATGGCGTGCGACGCGCTGACCGATCTGATCTGCGGCGCTTACATTACCACGCCGCGCAATATGGCGCTGATGTATCAGCTGTACGCCTTTTCGTCCCGCAAACGCGGCTTAAAACTGGTGATGCAAGCCTGGATGCGCCGTAGTCAGGCGCTGCTGGGGCGCTGGTTCGATCCGGTGACCGCCCGGGCGCTGGACGCGTTTGTCGAAGGCATGACGTTGCATTACGTCACGGACAGCACGCCGCTGAAACGAGAAGAATTACGTATGCTGTTAGGAAAGATCGCCGGGGATGTGGCGGAGAATTGATGAAACGCAGGCAACAAAAAACCCATCAACCTTGAACCAAAACGGCGGGGTTGATGGGCTCCACAAATTGGGGACATCAAAGAAAAGCAGTGGCATTAATTCAGACTGCGGCTGCTTTTAAAAGTTCGCCCATAAGTTAAAAAAATCACAAAATATTTTAACGACCTACCAACCCAGACCGGGCCAGATGATAACAATCAACGTTCCCGCCAGTGTTAACAAGACGTTAGCGATGGCATACGTGCCGGCATAACCCAGCGCCGGGATATTGCTGCGGGCGGTATCGCTGATAATTTCCATCGCTGGCGCACAGGTACGCGCACCCATTAATGCGCCAAACAGCAGTGCGCGGTTCATTTTCAGCACCCAGACGCCGAACATAAAGCTAATAACCACCGGTAACAGGCTGACAATCAGACCAGCGATAAGCATCTGCCCGCCCACCGCACCCAGGCTGTGACCAATACCGCTGCCCGCGCTTAAGCCAACCCCGGCCATAAAGACCATCAGGCCGAACTCTTTCACCATCATTAGCGCGCCCTGGGGGATATAGCCGAAAGTAGGGTGGTTGGCACGCAAAAAGCCCAGCATGATGCCCGCGAACAAGAGCCCCGCGGCGTTGCCCACACCAAAGCTGAAAGAGCTGAACTGGAAGGTGATCATCCCAATCATCAGGCCGATGATAAAGAAGGCGCAAAAGGCGAGCAGGTCGGTCACCTGGCTGTGAATGGAGATAAAGCCGATACGGTCGGCAATAGTCTTAACCCGGCGCGCATCGCCGCTCACCTGCAGCACATCGCCTTTGTTAAGCACGATATTGTCGTCGATAGGCATTTCAATCTGGCTGCGGATCACCCGGTTCAGGAAGCAGCCGTGATCGGTAAGCTTCATTTGTCCAAGGCGGCGGCCCACCACATTGTGGTTTTTCACCACGATCTCTTCGGTGACGATGCGCATATCCAGCAAATCGCGGTCGAACACCTCTTTACCGTTGCGGAAGCTTGGATCGAGGCGGGCATGGGCGTCGGGATAACCAACCAGTGAAATTTCGTCGCCCACCTGCAATACCGCGTCTCCATCCGGGTTCGCCAGGATCCCGTTACGGCGGATACGCTCGATGTAGCAACCTGTCTGGCGATAAATGCCCAGTTCACGCAGGTTTTTGCCGTCAGCCCAGGCAACCAGTTCCTGGCCAACGCGGTACGCGCGAATGACCGGTAAATAGACTTTGCGGTTGGAATCGGTATCCAGTCCACGTTCGCGGGCGATTTGCTGGGCGCTGGTCTGCAAATCCTGATGCTGGAGTTTCGGCAGGTAGCGGGCGCCGAAGATCAGGCTGACAAGACCAATCAGGTAGGTGAGGGCATAACCGAGGCTGAGATGATCGAGCGCGGTGTTGAGCGTCGCGCCCTGCATGCCCGAGTGACGGAGCGTGTCGCCCGCGCCGACTAACACCGGAGTAGAGGTCATCGAGCCGGCGAGCATGCCCGCCGTCAGACCAATGTCCCAGCCGAACAGTTTGCCCAGCGCCAGGGCAAACAACAGCGCGCTGCCGACCATGACCATGGCAAGCATGAGATAGTTTTTGCCGTCACGAAAAAAAATAGAGAAAAAGTTCGGCCCGGCTTCCACACCGACACAAAAAATAAACAACATAAAGCCCAAATTAAGGGCATCTGTGTTAATAGAAAAGTTGTGCTGGCCTAATAATAACGAGACGACTAAAACGCCAATAGAATTACCCAGTTGGACGGAGCCAAGCCGTAATTTGCCAAGACAGAGGCCAAGGGCCAGTACAACAAATAATAACAGGATGTAATTCCCGCTTAACAAATCTGCGACGTTTATATTCACGGCGGCTAACTTCTCGTTTACCAGTAACCTATTGAAATGGGTGATGTTTTACGCTACTGTTTTTGCCAATAAATGAAGATATGCCGATAATTTATTCATCGCATTAATATCTCAGGCAAAAACTGACGATGGCCGGTAGTTTAATCGGATTACCGGAGGTCGGCTAGCGAGAAATAGTGTCATGAAGCGTTTTAGGCAAGGATTGCCGCAGTGCTTAATCTAACTGGGAAACTCGTTTCGCGAGTTTATTGTTTTAAGTTTGATATGGGCAGCGTCAGGGGATATCTGTGAAGAGAACTCGCGTCTGGCCGGGAACGGTGTGTTGTTTCATCCTCTTTCTGGTCGTATTTATTCTCCATAAGCTTTCTGCGTCGGGGTATTCACCCGTTCAGCAGCATCTCGACCTCGGTATGTTATGTTTTCTTCTGCCGGGAATGATTGCCAGTTTTGTTTCTCGCGACGATCGTCTGTTTAAACCCTTGTTTGGCGCCATGCTGGCGGCCCCGGTTTGTTTACTTCTGGTATTCTTTACGCCTATTCCTGAGCGTTCGGTACTTCAGGAGGTGGCCTGGCTTTTCGGTGCGGTATTTTGGGTGTGGGCTGGGCGCGCTGTGTCATCTGTTCGCGCGAAAACTGTTAAAACTGTCAGATTAAAAAAAACCGGCTCAGTGAGCCGGTTTTTTTATGCACGCCGGATTACGCCGTGTAGAGAGAAAGGTTGGCTTTCGCCCAGGCTTCAAAATCGGTGCAGCCGCCAATGTGGGTAGAGTCCACGAAAATCTGCGGTACGGTTTCGACGGGTTTGCCGACGGTCTTTTCCAGATCCGCTTTGGTGATGCCTTCCGCGTGAATATCAACATAACGGAAGTTGAAATCTTCGCGCTCAGCGGTCAGTTTCTCAGCCAGTTCTTTAGCGCGAACGCAGTAAGGGCAGCCCGGACGACCAAAAATAACTGCAAACATGATTGCTCCTTGATAACGATAGCCTGTCGGCGAATACGAACTATCATGCCATAACCCTAAGTAATGAAAAGCAGGTTACACCTCTTACTTTGATACCTGTCATCTTTCATGCGCTGTTTTTGTAAAGCCCATTGTTGCGAAACCGGCGCCAGGCATTTTCAGGTTATAATCCCTCTTTTACCGCAGGAGAAGGCTGATGCGCTCACTTGGCTCATTACCCAAACCGGTGCTGATTCTGGAAGCGCTGGGCATGGTACTGCTGGGCACAGCCTGGCTATCCTTAAAAGACTATATCGATTTACCTGCGCCATTCGACGGCGCCGCCTGGGGCATCGCGATGGTGTTCTTCGGCATTCTGTTGATGCTTCCCGCCGCCGTCGCGCTGGTGTGGGGCATGGGCCAGAACCTGGCGCCGCTGCTGTTTAAATCACCTAAGACCTCCTCATCGCAAAACAAGGATTCAAAACATGACGCCAACCATTGAGCTTCTGCGCTCTCACCGCTCGATTCGCCACTTTACCGATCGCCCGATTACCGATGCGCAGCGCGAGGCGATTTTTGCCGGGGCCCGCGCGGCGTCCAGTTCCAGTTTTTTACAGTGCAGTACCATTATTCGCATTACCGACCCGGCGCTGCGTGAAAAGCTGGTGACCTTGACCGGCGGCCAGAAGCACGTCGCGCAGGCCGCAGAATTTTGGGTGTTTTGCGCCGATTTTCAGCGCCATTTGCAAATCTGCCCGGATGCGCAACTGGGTCTGGCTGAACAGCTGCTGTTAGGCGTGGTGGACACCGCCATGATGGCGCAAAACGCCATGGTCGCTGCGGAATCTCTGGGTCTGGGCGGCGTCTACATTGGCGGCATCCGTAATAATATCGAAGCGGTCAGCGAGCGCCTGGAAATCCCGCAGCAGGTGTTGCCGCTGTTTGGGCTCTGTCTGGGCTGGCCTGCCGATAATCCCGATGTGAAGCCGCGTTTGCCGACCTCTGTCATGGTGCACGAAAACCGTTATCAGCCGCTGGATCGTGACGCGCTGGCCGCGTATGACGATGAGCTCGCTCACTATTATCTCACGCGCGACAGCAATACCGCCGCGACACCTGGAGCGATCATATTCGTCGCACCATCATTAAAGAGAACCGTCCGTTTATTCTCGACTTTTTGCACAAGCAAGGTTTTGCCGTGCGTTAATTGCGCTGGCTCGCTACGCACCCGGTAGCGGGCCGTGTATGATGTGGCGGTTGATTTCAGTGAATGCGAGGTGAAGGATGAAATCGCCATTTTATCCCGGGATGGAACGCTGTGGTCCTGCAAGCGGCTGCGTGAAGCCGCTATGCGGCGAGGTCATATTGTCGAGATCCTCGACCCCTTGTCGTGCTACATGAATATCAACCCGCAGTCTCCCTCTATGCACTATAAAGGCCGGCAGTTGCCTCATTATGATGCAGTGATCCCCCGCATTGGCTCCGCCATTACCTTTTACGGCACCGCGGTGCTGCGCCAGTTCGAAATGATGGGCAGTTATCCGCTCAATGAATCTGTCGCGATCACGCGCGCCCGGGATAAACTGCGTTCGTTGCAGCTCCTGGCACGCCAGGGCATCGATTTGCCCGTCACCGGCATTGCCCATTCACCCGATGACACCAGCGATCTTATCAAGATGGTCGGCGGCGCGCCGCTGGTGGTCAAACTGGTGGAAGGCACCCAGGGCATCGGCGTGGTATTAGCTGAAACGCGCCAGGCGGCTGAAAGCGTGATTGATGCGTTCCGGGGGCTTAACGCCCATATTCTGGTGCAGGAATACATTCAGGAAGCCAAAGGACGCGACGTCCGCTGCCTGGTGGTCGGCGATCGGGTGGTGGCGGCGATTGAGCGGCAGGCCAAAGAGGGCGATTTCCGCTCCAATTTGCATCGCGGCGGGGTCGCGCGGGTGGCGGATATCACCCCGCAGGAGCGTGAAATCGCGCTTCGTGCGGCGCAGACCCTGGGACTGGATATCGCCGGTGTGGATATTTTACGTTCCGATCGCGGTCCGCTGGTGATGGAAGTCAATGCGTCGCCAGGGCTTGAAGGCATTGAAAGTACCACCGGTATTGATATCGCCACGCTGATGATCCAGTGGATTGAGCGCCACGCCAACTCAGGGTTTTGTTTAAAAATTGTGGTTGAAACCCGTTGCGCATTTGCGCCAGATTAAGAGAAGCGCCCATAAACATAGTCACACGGGGGCTTTTTGCGTAAGCTATCGGCAAATTTTCATTCTTAGCACTTCGCGTACAACGAATAAGAGGTATCAGTTTTTATGGATTCACTCGTCGTCCCCTCTCTGGACACGCTGCGCCACTGGCTGGAACAGTTAGCGGTGAGTTTTTTCGAGTGCGATACCTGTCAGGCGTTGCATTTACCCCACATGCAGAACTTTGACGGCATTTTCGATGCCAAAATCGACTTGCTGGATAACGTGGTGCTGTTCTCGGCACTGGCTGAAGTGAAACCCTCCGCGCTGTTGCCCCTGGCCTGCGATCTCTCGGCTATCAACGCCAGTTCGCTCACGGTCAAAGCATTCCTGGATATTCAGGATGACAATCTGCCGAAAATGGTGGTGTGCCAGTCGCTGTCTGTCACGGTAGGCGTTACGTTTGAACAGTTTGCCGCCTTCTTCCGCCAGAGCGAAGAGCAGATTTCCATGGTGATTATGGAAGCGGGCTCGCATCATTTGCTTTACTCCTCAGAAGAGGAAGAAAAAAGCAACGTCGAAATGCATACCCATTTTCTTCACTGATCCTGCTCGTTATTAACGCAGTCGCTGCCAGGGCGACTGCTTAACACACTGCATTATTCTGCTTTAACGCATCCCCGCCAGTACTATTCACTGCTTTTCACCCCTTTTTAGCCGAGGTGATAGAGCGATTCAGTCTAAAAAATTGATAAAACGCATTTTTTCTACCGGGCTATAGTCCTGGACATATCCTACAGTTATTCTTGCCAAGCGAAAAAAGCCTGCATTGTCTGCCGAAGGATGGTCGATCCTTTTTCTGTGCAGCATGACCAAATATGCACGGAAATTGCATATGTTTCATTGCAGATGTGTAATTGCGTAAATTTAGCTCGGAAAACAACGAGTTTTTACCCTTTATTCAGAAGGAAACAGATATGTTCACCCAAAGAAAAAAATGGTTGTCGGGTGTGGTTGCCGGTGCGCTGATGGCAGCCTCTGCAAGCGTCATGGCTGCCGAACAAAAAACACTGCATGTGTATAACTGGTCAGACTATATTGCGCCGGATACCATCGAAAACTTCACCAAAGAAACCGGCATTAAAGTGGTCTACGACGTCTTCGATTCCAACGAAGTGCTGGAAGGCAAATTAATGGCAGGCAGTACCGGGTTCGACCTGGTCGTGCCATCGGCCAGTTTTCTTGAGCGCCAGCTGGCCGCAGGCGTGTTCCAGCCGCTGGATAAAAGCAAACTGCCGAACTGGAAAAACCTCGATCCAGAACTGCTTAAGCTGACCGCGAAGCATGACCCGGAAAACAAATACGCCATGCCGTATCTGTGGGCGACCACGGCATCGGCTATAACGTTGATAAAGTCAAAGCTGCGCTGGGTGGCGATGTGCCGCTGAACAGCTGGGATCTGGTGCTGAAACCGGAAAACCTGGCGAAATTAAAAAGCTGCGGCGTCTCTTTCCTCGATGCGCCTGAAGAAGTGTTCGCCACCGTGCTGAACTATCTGGGTAAAGATCCGAACAGCGAAAAAGCCGATGATTACACCGGCCCGGCGACCGAACTTCTGCTGAAATTGCGCCCCAATATTCGCTATTTCCACTCTTCTCAGTACATCAACGATCTGGCGAACGGCGATATCTGCGTGGCTATCGGTTGGGCGGGCGATGTCTGGCAGGCGGCGAATCGTGCGAAAGAAGCTAAAAACGGCGTGAATATTTCCTACATCATTCCGAAAGAAGGCGCGCTGGCGTTCTTTGACGTCTTCGCCATGCCGACTGACGCCAAAAACAAAGAAGAAGCGTATCAGTTCCTGAACTACCTGATGCGTCCGGATGTGATCGCCCATATCAGCGACCACGTGTTCTATGCCAGCGCCAACAAGGCTGCGACGCCGCTGGTGAGCGCAGAGGTGCGTGACAACCCGGGCATTTACCCGCCGGCGGATGTGATGGCCAAGCTGTTCACCCTGAAAGTGCAGGATCCGAAAATCGACCGTGTACGCACCCGTGCGTGGACCAAGGTCAAGAGCGGCAAGTAATCACCGCGTAACCATTCCAGAACTGCTCTGGAACAGGGCAGGGGCGATGATGCCTCTGCCCGTCATCAGTGCGACAACCGGGCCGCACAGGTATTCATGCTTTTGCCGGAGAGCAATAATTGAACGATGCTATTCCCCGCCCACAGGCGAAAACCCGCAAAGCGCTCACCCCGCTGCTGGAAATCCGCAACCTGACCAAATCCTTTGACGGCCAGCATGCCGTTGATGACGTCAGCCTGACTATTTATAAAGGCGAAATTTTTGCGCTGCTCGGTGCCTCCGGGTGCGGAAAATCGACTCTGCTGCGCATGCTGGCAGGTTTTGAAATTCCGACTCACGGGCAAATTTTGCTGGACGGCGTTGACCTGTCGCGCGTTGCGCCATATCAGCGCCCAATCAATATGATGTTCCAGTCTTATGCACTGTTCCCTCACATGACGGTAGAGCAGAATATCGCGTTCGGCCTGAAGCAGGACAAATTACCTCGTGCGGAAATCGCCGCGCGGGTTGAAGAGATGCTGACGCTGGTGCATATGCAGGAGTTTGCAAAACGTAAACCGCATCAGCTTTCCGGCGGGCAACGTCAGCGTGTGGCACTTGCGCGCAGCCTGGCGAAACGCCCGAAACTGCTGTTGCTTGATGAACCGATGGGCGCGCTGGATAAAAAATTGCGCGACCGCATGCAGCTGGAAGTGGTGGATATTCTTGAGCGTGTGGGCGCGACCTGCGTCATGGTAACGCACGATCAGGAAGAGGCCATGACCATGGCCGGACGCATCGCCATTATGAACCGCGGCAAGTTTGTGCAGATTGGCGAGCCGGAAGAGATTTACGAGCATCCGACCACCCGCTACAGCGCCGAATTTATCGGTTCGGTCAACGTCTTTGATGGGCTGCTTAAGTCGCGTGAAGAGGATGGTCTGGTGATCGAGTCTCCGGGCCTGATGCATCCACTGAAAGTCGACCCGGATGCCTCCGTGGTGGATGGCGTACCGGTCCATGTGGCGCTGCGTCCGGAAAAGGTCATGCTTTGCGAAGAGCCGCCTGCCGACGGGTATAACTTTGCCGTTGGTGAAGTGGTGCATATTGCTTATCTTGGCGACCTGTCTATTTATCACGTTCGCCTGAA includes:
- the deoR_3 gene encoding DNA-binding transcriptional repressor DeoR; translated protein: METRRGDRIGQLLQALKRSDKIHLKEAAALLGVSEMTIRRDLSGDDAPVVLLGGYIVLEPRSSAVSHYLLSDQKTRLVEEKRKAARLAADMVRPHQTLFFDCGTTTPWIIDALDDDLPFTGVCYSLNTFLALQEKPLCRVILCGGEFHASNAIFKPLNFHETLNNLCPDIAFFSAAGIHTPARGQPVLTWMNCR
- the ybjG gene encoding undecaprenyl pyrophosphate phosphatase; translated protein: MMETLNLSLFDLINATPASPVWLIDAARFIARDLIHIVPVLIVVLWLWGPRHQVDYQRHLVIRTAIALIISMSVSWVLGQVFPHERPFAERIGYNFLHHAPDYSWPSDHGTVIFTFALAFLFWHRLWSGLALFAVACAVAWSRIYLGVHWPLDMVGGLLVGLLACLSTQIIWNLYGAALHRFLCRLYRFCFALPIRKGWVRD
- the cmr gene encoding multidrug translocase mdfA, with the translated sequence MQTITSSTKRLGRQALLFPLCLVLYEFSTYIGNDMIQPGMLAVVAQYQAGVEWVPTSMTAYLAGGMFLQWLLGPLSDRVGRRPVMLWGVVWFIVTCLATLLAQNIEQFTLLRFLQGISLCFIGAVGYAAIQESFEEAVCIKITALMANVALIAPLLGPLVGAAWIHVAPWEMMFVLFAVLALIAFFGLWRAMPETATRLGEKLSVKELGRDYREVLKNVRFVAGALSIGFVSLPLLAWIAQSPVIIISGEKLSSYEYGLLQVPIFGALIAGNLVLARLTSRRSVRSLIILGGWPIVTGLAVAALATVVSSHAYLWMTAGLSLYAFGIGLANAGLVRLTLFASEMSKGTVSAAMGMLQMLIFTVGIELSKHAYLLGGNGVFSLFNLANGLLWLGLMVVFLKDKSVGSGLQPQ
- the ybjI gene encoding phosphatase, encoding MSVKLIAVDMDGTFLDDLKQYNRPRFLAQYARMKEQGIRFAVASGNQYYQLHSFFPEIAHEIAFVADNGAWVVCEGEDLFNGEFTAQEFNTVVDHLLTLPDIEIIASGKQWGYILERYDSAFKQMAARYYHRLKEVDAFSADDDVFFKFALNLPDAILAETMIALGESLDGIVVPVTSGHGSIDLIIPGLHKANGLRRVQARWGIADSEVVTFGDGGNDIEMLTQAGYGFAMQNAPENIRAIARYQAGHNNQQAVLDVIDKVLNHEAPFN
- the ybjJ_1 gene encoding DEOR-type transcriptional regulator; the encoded protein is MSLTARQALRRRTWALFIFFFLPGLLMASWATRTPAIRDGLAVSTAEMGVMLFGLSIGSMSGVLSSAWLVKRFGTRIVIRNSMILAIGGILLMSAGLAIATAVVFASGLALFGAGLGSSEVALNIEGAVVERESNKTILPMMHGFYSLGTLAGAGVGMALTAVNIRADAHILLAGLIAVAPMIYAMRAIPGGVGKESKQEKQDNARLRVPFYKDIQLLLIGMIVLAMAFAEGSANDWLPLLMVDGHGFSATSGSIIYGGFTLGMTIGRFGGGWFIDRYSRVAVVRASAIMGAIGIAIIVFVDNPWLAGASVLLWGLGASLGFPLTISAASDTGPDAASRVSVVATTGYLAFLVGPPLLGFLGEHYGLRSAMIVVLSLVMIAALVARAVAKPESQPEKTTEHCG
- the ybjK gene encoding DEOR-type transcriptional regulator, producing MTHSETTPIGRRDIILDATLEAVAEYGMNGVTHRKIAALAGVPLGSMTYYFTGIDALLEEAFCRFADRMSESFIHHIGQARNPSMACDALTDLICGAYITTPRNMALMYQLYAFSSRKRGLKLVMQAWMRRSQALLGRWFDPVTARALDAFVEGMTLHYVTDSTPLKREELRMLLGKIAGDVAEN
- the ybjL gene encoding putative transport protein with two RCK domains codes for the protein MNINVADLLSGNYILLLFVVLALGLCLGKLRLGSVQLGNSIGVLVVSLLLGQHNFSINTDALNLGFMLFIFCVGVEAGPNFFSIFFRDGKNYLMLAMVMVGSALLFALALGKLFGWDIGLTAGMLAGSMTSTPVLVGAGDTLRHSGMQGATLNTALDHLSLGYALTYLIGLVSLIFGARYLPKLQHQDLQTSAQQIARERGLDTDSNRKVYLPVIRAYRVGQELVAWADGKNLRELGIYRQTGCYIERIRRNGILANPDGDAVLQVGDEISLVGYPDAHARLDPSFRNGKEVFDRDLLDMRIVTEEIVVKNHNVVGRRLGQMKLTDHGCFLNRVIRSQIEMPIDDNIVLNKGDVLQVSGDARRVKTIADRIGFISIHSQVTDLLAFCAFFIIGLMIGMITFQFSSFSFGVGNAAGLLFAGIMLGFLRANHPTFGYIPQGALMMVKEFGLMVFMAGVGLSAGSGIGHSLGAVGGQMLIAGLIVSLLPVVISFMFGVWVLKMNRALLFGALMGARTCAPAMEIISDTARSNIPALGYAGTYAIANVLLTLAGTLIVIIWPGLGW